The DNA sequence cccgtgtgtgcgtgggtttcctccgggtgctccggtttcctcccacagtccaaagatgtgcgggttaggtggattggccatgataaattgcccttagtgtccaaaattgcccttcgtgttgggtggggttactgggttatggggatagggtggcggtgttgaccttgggtagggtgctctttccaagagccggtgcagactcgatgggctgaatggcctccttctgctctgtaaattctatgataatctatgacccatggccttcttctcacgtaccctccatgctaacgaaatccgccactcctcagtcgaaaaggaggcccatgccagagtagaagctgtgcgacattggaggctttacctggccaacaggagattcactctcctcactgaccaatggtcggttgctttcacgttcgataatgcacagcggggcaagataaaaaacgataagatcttgcggtggaggatcgaactctccacctataactacgagatcttgtatcgtcccgggaagctaaacgagcctcctgatgccctgtcccgcggcacctgtgccaacgcacaagtggaccgcctccgagccctccatgaggacctctgccacccggggatcactcgctttttccactttatcaagacctgcaacctgccctactccatcgaagaggtcaggacagccaccagggactgccaaacctgcgcggagtgcaaaccgcacttctaccggccagagaaagcacacctgataaaggcttcccgtccctttgaccgcctcagcatggacttcaaaggccccctcccctccaccgaccgcaacacttacttcctgaacgtgattgacgagtactcccggttcccattcgccatcccctgccccgacatgacggcaaccaccgtcatcaaggccctccatagcatctttgcattaTTCGggctccccgcttacatacatagtgatgggggtcctcctttatgagcgacgaattgcgtcaattcctgctcagcaagggcatcacctcgagcaggacgaccagttacaacccccggggtaagggacaggtagagagggagagcggaacggtctggaagaccgtcctactggccctatggtccaggaatctcccagtctcccgctggcaggaagtcctcctggatgccctccactccatccggtcactgctttgtaccacaaccaaccaaacacctcacgaacgtctccttgttgtccccaggaagccccctctgggacctcgctcccgacctggctggcagctcccggacccatcctgctccgaaaacacgtgcgggcacacaagtccaacccgttggtcgagagggtccatcttctccacgctaacccccagtacgcctacgtggcgtaccccgacgaccaacaagatacggtctccctacgagacctggcgctcgccggaaccccacacacaccccagccaccagtcccaccttccctcccaccagtgcaccttacaggaggatcagtccttccgccagccctgtctaggcccccccacccaccgactcaCCCCGCAGATGTTCCCTTCCcaagtcaaccgttttccccaccagcaccgtctagggtgtcgaagctgccacagagatcgaggccacgcccacggagtcacagacgcccgagcctccaccggagtcaccaccgaagctccgacgatcacagaggacgacaagggcccccgatcgactgattgcttcattttaaagtgtatagctaaTTAGGAATCATAAatggtaaatagaattgtaaatggttacaaaacgctgtacggagttattacggtacctccataactataattctaccacgttaccattttgtaatatcaggccagcacccccgccggactctttttaacagggggtgaatgtggtagtctgtacacacagacagacacacacacacacacaccgaccgagacacacacacacacaccgaccgaccgagacacacacacacaccgaccgagacagacacacacacacacacacaccgaccgagacacagacacacacacacaccgaccgagacacacacacacacacacaccgaccgagacacacacacacacacacacacaccgaccgagacacacacacacacacacacacacaccgaccgagacacacacacacacacacaccgaccgagacacacacacacacacacacacaccgaccgagacacacacacacacacacacacaccgaccgagacacacacacacacacacacacacaccgaccgagacacacacacacacacacacacaccgaccgagacacacacacacacacaccgaccgagacacacacacacacacacacacaccgaccgagacacacacacacacacacacacacaccgaccgagacacacacacacacaccgaccgagacacacacacacacaccgaccgagacacacacacacacacaccgaccgagacacacacacacacacacacacacacaccgaccgagacacacacacacacacacacacacacaccgaccgagacacacacacacaccgaccgagacacacacacacacaccgaccgagacacacacacacacacacacaccgaccgagacacacacacacacacacacacacacacacacacacacacacacaccgaccgagacacacacacacacacacacacaccgaccgagacacacacacacacacacacacacacaccgaccgagacacacacacacacacacacaccgaccgagacacacacacacacaccgaccgagacacacacacacacacacacagaccgagacacacacacacacaccgaccgagacacacacacacacacacacacacacacacacacacacacacacagagacagacacacacacacacacacacacacaccgaccgagacacacacacacacaccgaccgagacacacacacacaccgaccgagacacacacacacacacacacaccgaccgagacacacacacacacacacacacacacacacacacacacacaccgagacacacacacacacaccgaccgagacacacacacacacacacacacacaccgaccgagacacacacacacacacacacacaccgaccgagacacacacacacacacacacacaccgaccgagacacacacacacacacaccgaccgagacacacacacacataaccgaccgagacacacacacacacacacacataaccgaccgagacacacacacacacacaccgaccgagacacacacacacacacacaccgaccgagacacacacacacatacaccgaccgagacacacacacacacaccgaccgagacacacacacacacacacacaccgaccgagacacacacacacacacacacaccgaccgagacacacacacacacacacacacacacacacaccgaccgagacacacacacacacacacacaccgaccgagacacacacacacacacacaccgaccgagacacacacacacacacaccgaccgagacacacacacacacacacacaccgaccgagacacacacacacacacacaccgaccgagacacacacacacacacacacaccgaccgagacacacacaccgaccgagacacacacacacacaccgaccgagacacacacacacacacaccgaccgagacacacacacacacacacacacacacacacaccgaccgagacacacacacacacacacacaccgaccgagacacacacacacacacacaccgaccgagacacacacacacacacacaccgaccgagacacacacacacacacacaccgaccgagacacacacacacacacacacaccgaccgagacacacacacacacaccgaccgagacacacacacacaccgaccgagacacacacacacacacacacacaccgaccgaggcacacacacacacacacacacaccgaccgaggcacacacacacacacacacacaccgaccgagacacacacacacacacacacacaccgaccgagacacacacacacacacacacaccgaccgagacacacacacacacacacacacacacacaccgaccgagacacacacacacacacaccgaccgagacacacacacacacaccgaccgagacacacacacacacacaccgaccgagacacacacacacacaccgaccgagacacacacacacacacacacaccgaccgagacacacacacacacacaccgaccgagacacacacacacacacacacacacaccgaccgagacacacacacacaccgaccgagacacacacacacatacacacacacacacacaccgaccgagacgcatgcgcacacacaccgaccgagacacacacacacacacacaccgaccgagacacacacacacaccgaccgagacacacacacacaccgaccgagacacacacacacaccgaccgagacacacacacacaccgaccgagacacacacacacaccgaccgagacacacacacacaccgaccgagacacacacacacaccgaccgagacacacacacacaccgactgagacacacacacacaccgaccgagacacacacacaccgaccgagacacacacacacacaatcctggtaaaccttttctgtactcgcgccaaaacctccacgtccttctggtagtgcggtgaccactggacacagtattccaactgtggcctaaccaacgttctgtataactgtaacataattttgaaGCTTTTATatgcgataccccgtcctatgaaggcaagtatgccatatgttttctttaccaccacttctacctgtgctgccacttttaagggtctgtggacctgcacacccagatctctctgtgtctctatgctcgtgATGGTTCAGCCATTTATTTTATagttcccacctgaattggatctactaaaatgcatcacctcgcatttttccgggttaaattccatctgccatttctctgcccaattttgcagcctatctatatcctgttgtattctctgacaatcttcatcactgttgcaactcctgcaatcttagtatcatccgtaaacttgcaaatcagacccgctacattttcttccaagtcatttatatatattaaaaagagcagaggttccagaactgatccctgcggaacgccactagttacagacctccattcggaaaaacacccttccaccgctaccctctgtcttctgtggccaagccaattctgaatccatccagctagttcacccctgaccctatgtgatctaatcttttgcaccagtctgccatgagggaccttatcaaatgctttactaaagttcatgtagacaacatccacaacccttccctcgtcaatcatttttgtcacctcctcaaaaaattcaattaaattagtgagacatgacctcccttgtacaaaaccatgctgtctgtcgctaatatgaccattcacttccaaatgtgcatagatcctatctcttgagaatcttttccaacaattccaCTATCACtggcgtcaagctcactggcctataattgcccgggttacccttgctacccttcttaaatacggtacaacattagctattctccaatcctctgagaTCGCCCCTGTGGCCAACgatgacacaaagatttctgttagaggctcaGCGATTTCACCTCTTGTCTCCCTCataaatctgggatagatgccatctggccctggggatttgtctaccttaatgctttttaacatacctaacacttcctccctcggaataacgacctgttctaaagtgtttcacaaagaacaaagaaaagtacagcacagaaacaggcccttcggccctccaagcctgcacggaccatgctgcccgtccaaactaaaatcttcattTCCGGGGtccatttccctctattcccatcctattcatgtatttacacatccctctgagacaccaccaatcaacgtgtccctctcctttgtgaatactgatgcaaaatactcttAAGGATctagttctacacataatttccctcctttgtccttgagtggaccaactctttctctagaaaccctcttgttcctaatatacatataaaatgtcttgggattctccttaatcctgtctgccaaggacattttgtgacctctCTTTGCCCTCCTAACCCCCTGCTTGAACTCTTTTCTACttcccttgtattcctcaagtgcttcatctgtttttagttgcctgtacctcacgtatgcatcttttttctttttgacaagattgtgGGTACAGCCCAGAAACATACCATTGAACCCAACCAGTCCATTTTCATCATTTAGCCTTCCACACGAACGGCCAATATATCTAAACTGGCAaccgttatgggccagggtttataaaactccaaagtatatcatggagttcacctgacctacaactgtttatagattttggttatgaagagCACAAGGGCCGACTTTTCAGGTGTTagccaacagaggccttaagcacttttaaacaaaacaaagtttattctacgaattcagttaacattttataaacacccaaaataagcatttttatcaactacaaacataaataccccacacagcttcagtactctatatttaacccttaataacttccctttactgtttcactcaagtaacaacatccataaaccagacaaaaacccttttacccaaaacagtaggtttgagtaCTTTCCAGAAAAAAGTTATCACTTTTAaagtatcaagtgatctggacaccttttaacatgcagagagagagagagagcgactccatgatccttgtagtctgaatacagcAGCCAGAAGTCTAAACCGAAAGTTAAACTCAGAACCAcacaacagcttccagctcaaaaacgaaagcaaaaaccagagccacagcccagctccacccacacaatgacatcactgcagccatttgagaagacaaacatttcttaaagggacatttccATGACACAACGAAAGAATAAAATGCAAGTATGCAGTGTGCAGCCTTGAAAGACATGCCGAGTACTTACTCCAAGAAACATCTTAATTGCATTATATATTCCAAAAAGTTCCATTGAAAAGTGATGTGGTGGGTACGTCAGATATAAAATCAGAATAGACTGTTCACCTGTGAAATAGAAATATTCAAAAGCATTGACGTCATAACATTATCAGAATATCATACTTTCTGACCACAAGGTGGGTAGAGCTTTATAATAGGATAACATTTTGTGAAGGATGAGCAGAAGGAAGAAAGACGGCGATATCAAGTAGAGAATTCCTACAGTCCTTCACTCCCCTGCccaccccataacccaacctaacctgcacatctttggacactaagggacaatttaacgtggtcaatccacctaatctgcacatctttgggcggtgggaagaaactggagcacgcagaggaaacccacacagatacagggagaacatgcaaacgccacacagacagttacccagggcaggaattgaacccatgtccctggtgctgtggggtagcagtgccaaccactgtgccaccgagccgcagGAAAAGTCTTTGAAACATTTAAGATACACACATCAAAAAGGGGGAAATTCAATGGAATCAGCGCTGTTCCTCATCCATATTTCACTGTGAAATTCTAAACATTCTTAAAACATGTTTTCAACGTCTTAATTTAAAGGATCGTGTTTTGCGTATGAATCAACTATACCTTACCCAAGATTGGACTAAGTTTCATGAACAGTCACAGAACTGAAACATCGTATTGGATTTTGCGGAGCCGGCTGAATCGGGCAAGGTGGCAGATGTACCCGGGAGTCACTAGTACGGTGCTGGTCAAATTCCCGGCAGTGGGAAAACAGCTCATAATTAACAGTCAGATGCTAgggagtacagaggaccagagggacattGGGATACATGTCCATAGGCCACTGACAGCAGCAGGACAAGGAGATAAGGTGGTTAAGTCGGCATATGGGTCACCTGCCttcattagccaaggcatagaatacaagagcaggaaggttatgatgaAGCAGGATAAAACACTCGTTAGGCCTACAGCtagagcattgtgtacagttctggttgccacaccatAGGAAAGATGGGATTGCGGGCGGGcggcatgggggcacagtggttagcactgctgcctcatggcgccaaggacccgggttcgatcccggccccgggtcaccatcccgtgtggagtttgcacattcttctagtgtttctgcatgggtttcacccccacaacccaaaaagatgtgcagggtaggttaattgaccacgctaaattccccttaattggaaaaaaagaattgggtacacaaaatttatatttttaaaaagcgattgctctagaggaaggtgcagaaggcaaTCACCAGGACACTGCCTGGGCTGAAGCATTTCAGCTGTGGAGAGGGGCTGGTTAGACTGGAGTTGTTCTCCTTTGAGCAGAGAAGGCAGAGGAAGGGCCtggttgaggtgtacaaaattatgaaggacctgGATCGGAAGTAACTTTTCCCGGGTCAATAGCCAGGGGGCTTAGAATTACGGtcaggagcaggagatttagaggggatttgaggaaaagctttttcacccagagtgtggttggAGGCAGGAACTCTCTACCTGAAATTGTGGTGGAGGTGGGAACTTGCACAGCACTTCAGAAGCATTTGGATGAGTATCTGGGGAAAACGCCATAACATACAAGGCACAAGTGcttgaaaatgagattagaatagataggcgcttgatggccagcacagacaggaagggcagaagggcctctttctgcactgtaacactCCATGACTCTATGTCAGTGGCAGAAAGGCGAGAAATTCTCCCGTTATCTGCAGGAATCCTATAAATATTCAAAATCAACCACTTGCGTTGAATTTAAATGTAATTCACTGGGATTTAATGCAGCCTCCCTGACTAAATGAAACAAACAAAACAAGTCTCCCATGCCTTCACTAACCCGTCCATTGAATACTGGTGACTTAAATGTGGCTTACTTGACTCACTGCGAGAGCTCTATTGACTTGCAGGAGAGCGAGTCACAGGGAGCTGCATTGTCTTTAGAGATCTTTTTCTCGGTGTTCAAACTTGATAACCTGACACCGAGGGGTTCCAAGATTAAAATCTTTGCCTCTCAAAAAGGTGTAACACTCGGGCAATGATGTTACAGAGACTGTCTAAGATCAAATCACTGGCTTAGTAACCACCCTTATCGCACAGCAACACAATAAAGaacatttttgtttttaaatctGCAATTCCACCACAAACGCATCGGCATCAGCTTCCTTGCTTTAGTTAGCTCACAGACTTTACCACAAATCTTGGCTGATACACCGCCTAACAAAAGTCACACTTTTAAAACAAGGTAGGAAAAAAGTCTGCAAGTTTCCTCTTCCAGAAGTACAACCAATTATTGGCAGTAGAATTAATAGAAGCTGGAAAAGAAACAATTaaaaagagttttaaaaaaataagaatcatagaatgcctacagtacagaaggaggccattcggcccattgcattgcaccgattctctgaaagagcaccctacccaggcccaatttccccaccctatccccttgacCCCTCCTagtttagcatgcccaattcacccaacagcacatctttggactgtgggaggaaacccacgcagacactggagaatgtgcaaactccacacagtcaccacccaaggcaggaattgaacccgggtccttggtgctgtgaagtagcagtgccaaccactgtgctaccgtgccaccattacCAGTTACCAAGGCTGATGAGATAAGTGCCAGAAGCCAGAAGAGCTCAAAGCACAAACTGACATTTTGATGTTCAGTCACCAGGCCATCCCAAACAAAAATAAGAGATACAATGGGCTTGATTCTCAGTCAGCGGGATCCTCTAttttgccggcagtgcactcacgcccgcggattaccCGACGGtgcgggggtgcccacaatgggaaaccccattggccggctgccagaagGGAGGattccttttggggggggggggctgcaccagGAAATGGGTGCAGCTGGATGGAGGGTCCTGCCCAATGTATATATTTGCAACTTACCTGTAGCGCAAACATATATCAAGAAGACACTGAGGAAAATCAGGTAGAGCTTCAATTGGTCCTGTCCTCCTCGGACCTTCGAAAAGGTTTCCCAGGTTCTTGAGCAATATGAAAAGGTGATTTTGTTCAAGGTCCTCTCATTAGCTGCAAGAGCTATTTCACCAGTTAGGTGCATCCTTCCAGCACCACAATTTGACTCCTGCAACCACAGCACCACATAGAAAATAGATACCACTTGGCAGCCACAATACACACCAAAAACATGTGTGAAGGTATAATTCTGAAGCAGCCATCCACTCAACAGATAGCCAACAGTTCCCCCAATATAGGTCATGGACTGTACAATGCCAATACGCATGGTGCGGTTCCCATCATTCGTGATGTCAGCCATATAACTGTAGACACTGAGGAAAATGGCAGCATTATTTCCAAAGATCCCAATTAATGCGGAGGCAAAAACGCACCAGTAGACAGACATGCCTTTAACCTGCACCATTACTATGAATACAGCTCCACCAATTGATGCACCAATACTGGGCAATATCATTCCAAGCTTGCGACCGGCTTGATCGGACCAGGCACCAAGCAAAACTGACGGAGGTATGGACAAGATGATCAACACGGCAATGTAGAGAAGTAGAACGTAGGAGGCTTTGCTCTGGATGATTAGAGACTCTTCAGGATGAAGTGAAAGATTGCTGCATATATCATCCTCACCATATTGGTCTTCACAGATCTGGAAGACAAAAAACACTTCACCTATCTATTCAACATTGTGTTTACGTATCTGAACCAAGTTAAATGAACTTTGTTGATCTGCACAATGGAAAGTAATGATAACTTCATCAAAAACGATGTAATTTGCATAATGACATCCGTTACTGAACAAGCAATCAATCAGTCTTATTGGAAAGGATGAAATCATTTTCAAAGAAAGCAGCATTTTGCATTCAGCCATGTGTATACATCACTACCATAGTAATTATATTACTTCTCATAGCACCAAATAATTAGATGGAAGGACAAAACAATCCACATTATTTCTTCTCAGTACTTAACGTATCACTATCCTCTGATGCACAACTGTATTT is a window from the Scyliorhinus torazame isolate Kashiwa2021f chromosome 1, sScyTor2.1, whole genome shotgun sequence genome containing:
- the LOC140427002 gene encoding lysosomal proton-coupled steroid conjugate and bile acid symporter SLC46A3, whose translation is MNLRAIITVEPVMFLYLASTYLSTFAIQRLVLAKICEDQYGEDDICSNLSLHPEESLIIQSKASYVLLLYIAVLIILSIPPSVLLGAWSDQAGRKLGMILPSIGASIGGAVFIVMVQVKGMSVYWCVFASALIGIFGNNAAIFLSVYSYMADITNDGNRTMRIGIVQSMTYIGGTVGYLLSGWLLQNYTFTHVFGVYCGCQVVSIFYVVLWLQESNCGAGRMHLTGEIALAANERTLNKITFSYCSRTWETFSKVRGGQDQLKLYLIFLSVFLIYVCATGEQSILILYLTYPPHHFSMELFGIYNAIKMFLGGATLIGLFPFMLHCTKEMTLAKVGVLMRLASLVLVTFSTQTWMVFLSAIMNSLCGFTGAVLQSVASSTVERHEQGAMFSCMASIETICILIGATVFDALYPQTLISLPGFSFIVMAGFQVILLILIQWLSEITSSNSPIASQ